CGCCATCCCTGCATGTCCCATCACACCGACCATTGAAGCTGACGGGTCGTCAGATAGGAAGGCCCGTGCAGGCGTAGCATCGCGCCGGGTGCGTGCGGATACGGGTGCGCGTCCGTTCGCGCGGGCCTCTCAGCGGCCTTCGTACGAAGGTGAACGCCGTTCCACGAAGCTGGCCACGCCCTCGTTCGCGTCCGCCGTCGTCATGTTGATCTCCTGGGCGGCGGCCTCGGCCGCGAAGGCCGTCGCGCGGTCGGATCCGAGGGACGCGTTGACCAGTTGCTTGGTCATGGCGATGGCGCGGGTCGGCCCCGTCGCGAGGCGTTCCGCCCAGGCGCGGGCCGTCTTCTCCAGTTCGCCGGCCGGTACGACGCGATTGACGAGCCCGAGCCGTTCGGCGTCCGCGGCCGGCACGGAGTCGCCGAAGAACATCAGCTCCTTGGCGCGTTGCGGGCCGATGAGGCGCGGCAGCAGATAGGCGCCGCCGCCGTCGGGCACCAGGCCCCGTCGTACGAACACCTCGATGAACTTGGCCTGTTCGGTGGCGATGACGAGATCGCAGGCGAACGCGAGATGCGCGCCGATCCCGGCCGCGGTCCCGTTCACCGCGGCGATCACCGGCTTCTCGCAGTCCAGGACGGCGGCGATGAGCCGCTGGGCGCCCAGCCTGATGGTGCGGGCCACGTCGCCGGGCACGCGCTCCCCGGTGCTCGGCGCCCCGCGCAGATCCGCGCCCGCGCAGAAACCCTTGCCGGTCGCGGTGATCACCACGGCCCGGACGGTGGGGTCGGCGGAGGCTTCGGCGAGCAGCGAGATGACGCGTTCGCGCTGGTCCCAGGTGACGGCGTTCATGGCTTCGGGGCGGTTGAGCGTGATCCACGAGACGCCGTTGTCAGTGGCGTGGAGTACCAATGAGTCGAGGGAGGCAACTGGCCTGTCGGGGGGAGTGGTCATGAGCGGACGGGCTCCGTTTCGGCGCGGGTTTCGGCGCGGCGTGTTCGCGTGGCGCGGGGTGCGCGGGTGGTTGTGCGGGTGGGCGTGCGGGAGGAGATCGGCGCCCAGCGGTGTCCTGGGGCGCCGCTCACCGGCAGACGGCCAAGGCGTCCAGCGCGACCGCCCCCTGCCCCCTTGGGAGCACCATCAGGGGATTGATGTCCAGCTCCGCCAGGTCGTCGCCGAGTTCGAGAGCCATCCGCTGGACCCGGAGCACCACCTCGACGAGAGCGTCGACGTCGACCGGCGGCCCCCCTCGGACCCCGTCGAGCAACGGCCGCCCGCGCAGCTCGGAGAGCATCGCGAGCGCCTGGTCCTCCCCGAAGGGCGGCACCCGTACGGCCACGTCCCGCAGGACCTCGACGAGCACACCCCCGAGCCCGACGGTCACCGTCGGTCCGAACAGCTCGTCCTGCGTCACGCCCACCACCATCTCGACGCCCCGCTCCACCATCTGGCAGACGAGTACGCCGTCCAGGGCGATCCCTTCGTAGCGGGCGATGTCGGTCAGTTCGCGATAGG
This Streptomyces sp. NBC_01283 DNA region includes the following protein-coding sequences:
- a CDS encoding enoyl-CoA hydratase/isomerase family protein, coding for MTTPPDRPVASLDSLVLHATDNGVSWITLNRPEAMNAVTWDQRERVISLLAEASADPTVRAVVITATGKGFCAGADLRGAPSTGERVPGDVARTIRLGAQRLIAAVLDCEKPVIAAVNGTAAGIGAHLAFACDLVIATEQAKFIEVFVRRGLVPDGGGAYLLPRLIGPQRAKELMFFGDSVPAADAERLGLVNRVVPAGELEKTARAWAERLATGPTRAIAMTKQLVNASLGSDRATAFAAEAAAQEINMTTADANEGVASFVERRSPSYEGR